The segment tgcctttttttttttttaatgtggaattAGCGTTAACAAGGATCTGTGCAAACGCACACAGCTGCTATTAATAATAAGCACCCAACTTCCCTATATTAAAGGTTAATTGAGAAGCTGAGGGGAGAGTCCGATGCTCTCTATAAAACCCTCCTTGACCTTGTTTATTGCCTCAAATCTCTAATTGTTTTGGAGTGTGATGTTGTACGTGGGAAGCTGTTTTCAGATAGCTCCTGTCCAGTTTCTTTCAAGATGTGAAATGGGACTGGGGATCTTACTGAGAAATGGCCAAACAGAACCTGCACACCATTTCTGCTCCCCACGCTTTCAAAATGCACAGGCTTGTCTGccaaggaaaattaaaacaggtTCTCCCTTCCAGCAGGCAGCCCGTTTCCCATTCATCTGCGCTGTGGGGAGCCAGGTCTTGGCACCAGAAGACAGTATTTAACCTATGATGGCATTTTCAGCATTAACTTCCTGAATGTTTCTCTGGACACTGAGCCACAGTGTTACTGTGAAATGCAATGCTGGATATTGGtcagatacaaaaaaaaccatagtttggttttgctctttgaGATGGTGCAGGCTTTTTGCTGCTAGCTGTTGGGAGCTCTGCAGGGCAATAGGTGTGAGTCAGCCCTGCCTGCTAAGGTGGAAGTTCAGTGATCGGCACCCACCAAATCCTCCAACGTTGTGGGCAGGAGTAGGTGAAGCGTGTTTGTGCACAAGAGCTGGCACCTCCTTTCAGTCTGTTGTGGCCACAAGATGGTAAACCACCCCGCAGCCAGCTGGGTTTGTATTTAGGCTTTTGTGGTCAGGGTCCAGCAAGAAGCCTGCTCGACGTAACACCACGGACGTTAACAGTGCTCCGGTTTCCCTTTAAGACCTTCACGGTTTCCCAGGGAAAAGCAACTCAGAACAGGCACCACTTTTGCTCCTCGTGTCCTGTACAGCGAACAGGAAACTGTCGTGTCTTCGCTGGaagccagcagctcctgcacgCCGGCGGACAGATGAGAACTACCACCAGGAGAATAAGCGGCGTGGCACTCAACCTATAATTTTCCATGGTGAGAGCACTGACCTCGCAGCTACCTACTGCATCCCATAATATCTCGCTCCTTTACTGGGAAGCAATGGCTCCCTTCCAGGGATGAGGTCGCTTGTGCCCACTGCAACCCTTGATCTGCCGGTGGGATCGGCGGCCACCAGGCGCTCCGCGTGGGGCTCATCCGCTGTTCTCGTCAGGTCGTTActtctcagctgctgccagaCAGCAATTCCTTTAGGGTCTTCCAATGGAAcggctgtttttctttcccaaccTGTCCAGTAACTCTCTCGAGGCAGGTAAAATTAATCAGGGATGAGGATCAAACATTTATAAATTCGAAGCTCGGTCTAAAAGAGATTTCGCTTCAAAGACACCCAGCCTGCGTAGCAGGGCCTCGatgcatgtttttaaaacaactgaaaGGTCCCCAGAAACGAGGGTGAACTCGACAGTTTCCTTAAAATCTAGCTTGCTTGTCGTTCCTCTTGCCTTCTGTATTTCCCTGGACGTTGCCCGCCTCGGCGTTCAAAGTCAGTCGATTTCGCTTCGGAAACCTTCAGGTGCTTTTCAAAGCAATCACGAAAGAAACAAAGCCCGCTCtccgggggcgggcgggggcctCGAGGGGCCGTAGGCCGGGACCCTCCTGCGTTACCCGCTGGCTGCCGTGAAGCGTCGAGCCCCGGCGAggggctcccgccgcccccccccagccccccggcgaggggctccccccgccccccccccagccccccggcgaggggctccccccgcccccccccagccccccggcgaggggctccccccgcccccccccagccccccggcgaGGGGCTCCCgccacccccccccgccgcccccagccccccggcgaGGGgctcccccccggccccggcgagGGGCTCCcgccaccccccagccccccggcgaggggctcccgccgcccccccgccaccccccagccccccggcgaggggctccccccgccgcccccccagccccccggcgaGGGGCTCCCGCCGCGGCGCGCTGCCGCCCCCTGCCggccgggcgcgggggcggcgcgggggggtcCCGCCGCCCGGGCAGGGGGTCCCACGGGAGAGCGCGTTGCGCCGTCCGCCCGAGCGGGGGAGAGCGGCCGCTTCCTCGCGCGCTGCGAGGGGGGGTCGCGGCCTCGCCTTCCGCCTGAGCGCACCTGAACCGCTTGTAAGGGCAGGGCAAAGCGCCTCCCCTCATCCTCCCcggaaaaaaatccacccccCCGCGTTTGTTGCCAACTCGGGAATCTTTACAACGGCAGAAACAGCGTCTGGATTTGAGCACGTAAAAAAGTCGCGTCTCATCTCAGAGAAGGTAGGAACGCGCCTGACCGGGAAAGAGCTTGAGaagagcatttatttttttttttaacctatctTGCATGGGCATGTGCTTATTATTGGCAGACACAGTACAAGCGAGGAGATAAGAAAAGGAATGTTTACGCCCAGGCTCTCCGAACCTGCCTGAACTGCTCCAGGATACTCTGGGATGTGTCTTCATTGTTCTGAGCTGAAACCCCCTTCCAGCTACCAACACTGCAAGAAGCGTGACACAAACACAGAGGGCAGGGTGGCTTCCATATTCCCCTCCCCATACGTGACGTCCTGTATCACCTCTGCTCAAACTCGGTAGGCAGCGCTGGACGTTCAGCATGGCGTGGGCGCTACCCCCACTGTGCGGTAGAAGACAGAATAAGCACAAACAGCTCCTCAGTTGTGGAAGTTATTCATAAAGGttgagtttttcttcctttctgtacaGCGGAAGAAATAATTCCCTGCTTCTAGCGCAATTCCGGAACAGTCTTTGGCTAAAACGGTGCCTTAATTTAGCAATGCACCCTTAGCCATGCCTCTCACCTCTTATGTTTTAGAGTGAAATGCTTTGTGCAGATAAAGCAGAATGGGAAAACGTGAGGGATTCGGGGGTGGTGGGGGCGAGCGATTAGAAAGATGATAATTCAACCGTAACCTGCTTGAAAAGACAGCTAAAAAAGCTGGCCTGAAATATCTTATGGTTTTGGACACATCACGGTGACCGGCCACAGAGCTGGACGTAGCGACCCCAGAGCACCCTCTCTGTCTGTGTGCGACCCGTCTCCCAGGCTCTTCATTCTGACCTTGCCTTTTCAAGGATTGTTTATGGTGCGTATTACTAGGACATTCCGGCATCTCTTGTGGCTTCCCACTGTAAATACAACAGAGCAAACTCTCTAAATCAATTAATTAGATACAATATATTTACGGCTACTGCAGGCCcacagtaattaattttaacaaaGTGCTAGGCTGCAGTGAAAAACAGCTACGGTGTATCAGTCCTTCTTGATGAGAGAATCCTTTCTTTCTAAGCGAAGGCGGTAACAATTATTTAATGGAATGGCTAACGTTTCCGCTGGAATTTGAATTTGTAAATAGCTGGACCATTTGTTGTCTCTTTCTTCACCTTTACTTTATGCGTTTTgtcctggaaaaaaaggacaaggcaaaaattatttgctgGCAGGTaagaagaaagagggaagaaaacccaaccaaccaacccacccTCATATAAATAAGAAAGTCCCGCCTGAGACTAACAAGGCATTAGTGAAAAGCAGTCGCTTTCCACTGTTCAGGTGGTGATTATATTTCCGTCCGCTCTTTCCGCCGTCAGGTTGTCGGGCCCAATCTGTTTTGCTCACAGGCAGCAGAGTGGCGACTCCCATTGAGACAAACGATTTGTTTGGTCATTGGGATTTTTAAGACCTTCCTGTAACGTACAGGAATGGtcccctgcctctgccacctGAACACATTAATTTAGTACTTGAGAGATGGCAACAGTATTCTAGAAAAGACTCGTCAACACCATTTCAAAGTTGAGTCTTTGTCTGTGCTGACAGGATAAGACTAGCAGATATAGTTTACTAGCCATGGCGCAACTGCAATGCTTCATCTCCTCGCTTTTTCCAGACTAAGAGAGGATTATTTTTAGGAGTTATCTGGTGGAAGTGTCAGTATAAAATCAGAGTGAAGAAACATATACATACCAAACTAGACCTAATGACCTTAACAAAACAGATTCAAAGAACTAGAACGAAATTCCTCACCAGAAGATCTTTACGCGTCTGGATTTTCTGTGCAATAACAAACATGGCCTTTTCTCTTTCAATGCGCTGCTTCAGGAGGTCATACTGATTCTTCCTTTGCTGCGCtaatttctggaggaaaaaaaccagaagcatTTTTAAGACAGAGAGAGGAACAAGACACTAGGGTCTATAAATGACCTATTCTGTGGCACTTGGGCCTCACAAACAATTTTAAACCACAGTCGTATTAAAGAATGCTGCCTCAATTCTGTGGCTAAATTCCAGAGAGCTGTTTCACCATCTTAATTCTCATACTAGAGGTTTTCTAGTTAGGACTTAActctttgtgtttgtttttatctttggATTTAGgagattaaaaaccaaacctcttCTAACCTTGTTTAGATGCTGTGTAACCTTGTTCAGTAAGTGgctgtaatttcattttttctaaatCCTCTGAATTTCAATGTTGAGTGCAAGACAACCTTTAACTCCCTAATGAAAACCCAGCTTATCcagagtggagaaaaaaaaaaaaaaagaccagaaacCAATCCCAAAGTGTTCAGAAATTGCACAGAAGCCTCACAAAATGCAAGCTGTTTGGTCACGTTTACCTACTAAGAGCAGATGGCTTTCCCAGCACAAAAATGGTATTACTGCAGGTGTGATTGAAGTAATTAAATTAAGGAGAACAGATCCCAACATGCTTAAAATATGACTCAGACATTTAGAGAAAACTTGTCAGTCTACAACTTGTCCAACTGCTTTACTGACAAGCCAAACTGAGAAAGCTGGCAAGAAGAAAGGGACCACAGGGTGTTTTGTTATCTGACATCTGGTAAATTTGTaacctgttgttttctgaatCAATCGGCAATTTTAGAcaactttatttttaccttACACGTACCAGCTCAAGCTTATAGGACTGCCCAATATATCTAAACTAATCAAGCAGTATTTACAGTGTCAAAGCTGAGTCTAGCTACTTCTAGGACAGAAGTGGTGTGATATTAAAACATCAGAATCAAAGTTGATTGCATAAGCAATTCATCCTGAAGGATCACCAAacaatttaaattaggaaagccaGGAAGTGAAACTATTGCTTAAATGTTTTCTAAGAAGAAACAGGGGGAGACAAATCCTGAATCTGAAGCCGCTTCAGGCTCAGAACCTAACTGAAAAATACCATGAGATCAGAAACCCAGCAACAGGTACATCTATGCTGGAATAAGTTTCTTCACATCCCTATTAAGGGGTGCAAGGATTTTTAGGGAGGTGTAAGGAGAGACTTAACAGTGGATGCTGCAAAAAATCCCACTTAAAACTGCAGCAATCTAATTAAAAGATAGGCCCGTAGCTGTATGTCATGTAACGGAGGAGAAATTTTGCCAAGGAAACGGCCTAATCACATCTATACTGTCCCCTTCTGGCCCATACGTCACAACTCTTGATTTATAATCCACAGTGCACTGCGAAACAACTGAACAGGCTCTCCATGTTGATCCAGGAGAAGATTTGACTGTAGGCTCCAGGCACTTGATTAGGTGACATCCTCTACAGCCTTGTGTCACcaataaaaattttaagaaaacagaacaacttTGTTCTCTTCCACAAAGGTCCAACAAATCCTCTTTGGAGCTTGTTATATAGAAGACGTCACTAAGAAAACTATAATACAAATAGTGGCAGCACAAAGTACCTTCAAGTGGGCAGGATCAGTAGCTCCTTTCAGCGCCTCTTTCTGCAACGTTGCAATGGTCGGTCGGTTGTACACTCTATTTACGAGCTCTGGAACAGTATCCAGGTGAGTTGCAATATCAAACTCCTGAactataaattaaaagaaatttaggAATAAACTCACATGAACTTCTTGGACTAATGCTCAGCAAACCTTCCAAACATGTAGCTTAAGTACAGTCAGCAATGGAAGCCCCAGCAACATAGCTCCTGCAGAACTGAGGTCTTATCTAGTAATCAAAAGAGATTTCTAGAGCACCTCAATTattattcctgaaaaaaaatattttttaataacagcatAAAGAAAGCACCATACTATTTTAAACAGCCCAcaataaaatattgcagaacaagttttctgataaaatctATTTCGATCTTACCTTCTTTTTTGGTATCAAAAAAGAACGTGTGCTTGTTGGGATTCTTCCCTTCAGCATCCAGCAGATGGAGCTCCGACTTCAGCCTCTCGATTTTCTGCAGGAAGGAGAAGTTAATCCTAGTTTTGGCAAACATCCGGAACAACGTAAAGTCTCCCTGTAGTAAATTCCTGGTTGTTTCTCAAGCATACAGGCATCTgacctcttccttcctctttcatCTTTGAAAATACATCTAGTCTATATTTATGTCATGTCTTCATAACCTTTTGGAACAGAGGTTAACAGTAATTTCTGGTATTACCCAGCCAAATATGTACAAATTGATTTTCAAAACAGTAAGTTATCTGTATGGCAGACAAAATAGGAATGACTACCATGAAATCACTAGCGAAAGTATGAAGGAAAATTCAAACtggctgtgttttattttttttatttgcagggAAGATAAACGGTCAACGTCAGAGCATAACACGTTTTCAGAAGCGGGTCATGTTAATGTCGACTGCCTGCCTACCATATTCAAACAACCCACTTCAGTAACAATAATCCTCAATTCTTTATAAATGAGAGAAGCAAGAGTACATGTTTAATGTCTAAAATTTACATAAGAAATTGCCATGTTTTATATAATGCATAGTATAGTTTCCATTATTCAGTATTCCCCTAGGTTCTATATACAGAGCTCCACAGACAAGTCCACCTACCATTTCCAGTATTACACAAATCAGATTTCACTGAACATAAATGCAATAGccgacaacaacaaaaaaacccacaatacaACAATTCTGAGCAAACTGGCAAACACTAAAAAAGTGAAGTATTACCTTGGATTCTGCCACTCTTTTCATTTCCACATATTTAATATCCTGTGTCCTCATCAATTTCACCTGTTCAGGGGTCACTTCATCCTTTGGCTGCTTTATTATGTGAACTCCATCCTAAAACCAGGCGGAACATAGCACTTACAGACAGATACCATTCTAGCTATAGTGTACTATGGGTCCTattaacagaagcaaaacaaccaaaaaggTCTTTTGCCCCTCATTTTCTTCAAAGCCTCCCACAGGCACCAAACCAAGTCTGCTAATTTGTTTACTAattcataaattaaaaacaaaggttGAAAAAACCCTGATGTTACTTAGAGCAACAGAGTGTAACCCTGCTTGAAGGCATATTAGAGTCTCACCTGGAGCTCTGAACGTATCATTTTAAAGTAGAACTCATCAGGATTCTTGTCCAGAGCTTTCTTCTGAAGTGCTCTGAGGGCATTCTGTTTCTTGTGATAGtcactggggaaaaagaaaaaaccaaacagaagttGTTCAGCAGTTTCTCCATGTTCATACTCCCTGATGAGACACTGAGCCCTTCAAAGTGATGCTCAGAGCTCTGAGGCAGCAGGCACAGTATAGAGCTGGACACCAGCAAACGACTTTAGCTGCACAGTTTATTGCTTAACAAAGCTGGAAATGAATAGCGGCCAACAGTAAGTGTTAGAGGAGTAACGGAAACACGTTCACCCATTCTGCAAAGCTTACTGAGCTGCTTAGGAGTCCCAGATCTACAGAATCAGGCACTGAAGATGGAAGATGAGTTTTGTATTAATCACAACGATTTTGTGAGGCCTTTGCTCTccaccttccctttccctgaCTCAACCAGAGGGATATTTAACTGTCTGTGCACGTTGCGTTCGTTTCTATGAACGCGCCCGCGAGGGGACCGAGTACCCCACTTTTTGTGCGATCACGAACACCGGCTCTTCGCATCGTCTCTGCAAGTCGTGACCCTGCGGGGCAGAAACCGCTCGGCCGGGGGTACGGCCCTGCAGCCCGCGGAGAGCGCCGGGCGCCGGCCCGGGCCGCCCCCCGTCCCGGGGCCgctccccggggccgccccccgtcccggcaccgccccccgccccccggggccgtCCCCCGGGCCGCCCTCCCCTCGCCGCGGCCCCACTCACTCGGCGCGGAGCCTGTAGtccttcttcttctccagcAATCC is part of the Phalacrocorax carbo chromosome 22, bPhaCar2.1, whole genome shotgun sequence genome and harbors:
- the UTP11 gene encoding probable U3 small nucleolar RNA-associated protein 11, producing the protein MSAAFRKAAKSGQRSHRERAQPASRKKLGLLEKKKDYRLRADDYHKKQNALRALQKKALDKNPDEFYFKMIRSELQDGVHIIKQPKDEVTPEQVKLMRTQDIKYVEMKRVAESKKIERLKSELHLLDAEGKNPNKHTFFFDTKKEVQEFDIATHLDTVPELVNRVYNRPTIATLQKEALKGATDPAHLKKLAQQRKNQYDLLKQRIEREKAMFVIAQKIQTRKDLLDKTHKVKVKKETTNGPAIYKFKFQRKR